In the genome of Girardinichthys multiradiatus isolate DD_20200921_A chromosome 7, DD_fGirMul_XY1, whole genome shotgun sequence, one region contains:
- the LOC124871644 gene encoding G2/M phase-specific E3 ubiquitin-protein ligase-like — translation MFPHRFLNHKTKVLPKTNLKMKEMHRDIQQQFSLNSKYTDLYAPGVEEEDEELVAFNAEKFQHTVMEMHSTLPDIVANLSLPIDHKSQQIENAASLDALQECIMRHSTMLQTAGCLRHVAAVEERKEVVADYLRWYIIDLNSSVIDRFKDGLSALEFLTALQQHPTLLTPVLCHFEKQLTGFELETLFKPKLSPSGSNRRLKESLTLAYWADYLLDCEEGEAAVSVENILMFATGLTSLPPSGLEPLPQIEFLDDSPFPMANTCSNLLKLPLLDSYSVFKSQMDFGIKNSPGFGCL, via the exons ATGTTTCCTCACAGGTTTTTGAACCACAAAACCAAAGTACTCCCAAAGACAAACCTGAAGATGAAAG aGATGCACAGGGACATTCAGCAACAATTCAGCCTGAACAG TAAATACACGGATCTGTATGCACCAGGTGTTGAGGAAGAGGATGAGGAGCTGGTTGCATTCAATGCGGAGAAATTCCAACACACAGT GATGGAGATGCACAGTACACTACCTGACATTGTAGCAAACCTGTCACTTCCTATTGATCACAAGAGTCAGCAG ATTGAGAATGCTGCGTCATTGGATGCTCTACAGGAATGTATCATGAGACACAGCACAATGCTACAGACAGCAGGCTGTCTCAGGCATGTGGCTGCTgtagaagaaaggaaagaagtTGTGGCAGACTACCTCCGATGGTATATTATTGACCTCAACTCATCTGTAATTGACAG ATTCAAAGATGGTCTTTCAGCCCTTGAGTTCCTGACTGCACTACAGCAACACCCTACTTTGCTGACCCCTGTCCTGTGCCACTTTGAAAAGCAGCTCACCGGCTTTGAACTTGAGACACTCTTCAAACCTAAACTCAGCCCTTCAGGAAGTAATAGGAGACTAAAAGAAAGTCTAACCTTGGCCTACTGGGCAGACTATCTCCTTGATTGTGAAG aagGAGAGGCTGCAGTTTCTGTGGAGAACATTTTGATGTTTGCAACTGGCCTGACATCACTTCCCCCATCTGGCTTGGAACCATTGCCACAAATAGAGTTCCTGGATGACTCCCCATTCCCAATGGCAAACACATGTTCAAACTTGTTGAAATTACCACTCCTGGATTCATACAGCGTGTTTAAATCACAAATGGACTTTGGAATTAAAAATAGTCCAGGATTTGGTTGTTTGTAA
- the LOC124871634 gene encoding heat shock 70 kDa protein 12A-like isoform X1, giving the protein MGDSFVIAIDFGTTYSGYAFNITKREEQSDPTLKKWGERHGLNTPKTPTCILFNQKEEFLKFGYEAREAYLKMKGEEAKRHYFFQEFKMALYGKKLHQDLKIKSANGQEMKALKVFSDSLRFLKDDALNTINSKAAGMKFNASDFTWVLTVPAIWDVSAKQFMREAATQAGIVTEETQDKLVIALEPEAASVWCKKLPSDGFISENHSKNSLDQRPGIQYILVDCGGGTIDITVHKILKGGALKELNKPSGNYLGGQNVDRKFKQFLREIFCEEVWEEYERKYPRELQKIMYDFTILKQVDEDVQISCPFNLAMLAQKNNEMENYFDSVQGASWKEGAINISRDKLRSFFYESLQGITECLRDVFKKDLSIEYILLVGGYAESKILRQHINDQFSEQCGILCPFRPQEAILRGAVEFGRNPKIVKSRKSGFTYGLAVLKRFDESKHMGKEKYRADGKEWCKNVFKKLVEEGEDLGWDETREHVLDAVDPDQTEMSVRFFRTERKDPGYVDDWGVDEVGSLKVKLCDPKRSRERKVKVEIKFGSTEITATGTDLNTGEKNTIKLDFMTS; this is encoded by the exons ATGGGTGACTCCTTTGTCATAGCCATAGACTTTGGTACTACGTACAGTGGATATGCTTTCAATATCACAAAGAGAGAAGAACAAAGTGATCCTACTTTAAAGAAATGGGGAGAACGACATGGACTGAACACCCCAAAGACTCCAACCTGTATCTTGTTTAATCAAAAAGAAGAATTCCTGAAGTTTGGTTATGAAGCCAGAGAAGCCTACCTCAAGATGAAAGGAGAAGAAGCAAAAAGACATTATTTCTTTCAAGAATTCAAGATGGCTCTCTATGGTAAA AAGCTTCACCAGGATCTTAAGATTAAATCAGCAAATGGACAGGAAATGAAAGCTCTGAAGGTTTTCTCTGACTCTCTGAGATTCCTGAAGGATGACGCACTGAATACAATCAATTCCAAAGCAGCAGGTATGAAGTTCAAtgcttctgacttcacctgggTGCTGACTGTTCCTGCCATCTGGGATGTGTCAGCTAAACAGTTCATGAGAGAAGCTGCAACCCAG GCTGGTATTGTAACAGAAGAAACTCAAGACAAACTGGTGATTGCACTGGAACCAGAAGCAGCTTCAGTCTGGTGTAAGAAGCTTCCATCTGACGGTTTCATCTCAGAGAACCACAGCAAAAACTCCCTTGATCAGAGACCAGGAATTCAGTACATCcttgttgactgtggag GAGGAACTATTGACATCACTGTTCACAAAATCCTTAAAGGCGGAGCTCTGAAGGAGCTGAACAAGCCCTCTGGAAATTATCTGGGAGGACAAAATGTGGACAGAAAATTCAAACAGTTCTTGAGAGAAATTTTCTGTGAAGAAGTTTGGGAGGAATATGAAAGAAAATACCCCAGGGAGCTACAAAAAATTATGTATGATTTTACCATTCTAAAACAGGTAGATGAAGATGTTCAGATCAGCTGCCCATTTAATCTGGCAATGTTGGCccagaaaaataatgaaatggaAAATTACTTTGACTCTGTGCAAGGAGCATCCTGGAAAGAAGGAGCCATCAACATATCCAGAGACAAACTGAGGTCTTTCTTTTATGAGAGTCTGCAGGGCATCACCGAGTGTCTCAGAGACGTATTTAAAAAAGATCTCAGCATTGAGTACATTCTGTTAGTGGGGGGGTATGCTGAAAGCAAAATACTGCGTCAGCACATTAATGATCAATTTAGTGAACAATGTGGAATCCTCTGTCCTTTTAGACCCCAGGAGGCAATCCTGAGAGGAGCAGTAGAGTTTGGAAGAAACCCAAAGATTGTGAAGTCTCGGAAAAGTGGCTTTACTTATGGGTTGGCCGTTCTTAAAAGGTTTGATGAGTCCAAACATATGGGGAAGGAGAAATACAGAGCTGATGGAAAAGAGTGGTGTAAGAACGTTTTCAAAAAACTGGTGGAAGAAGGTGAAGATCTGGGCTGGGATGAAACCAGAGAACATGTCCTGGATGCAGTAGATCCAGATCAGACAGAGATGAGTGTTAGATTCTTTAGGACTGAAAGAAAGGATCCAGGATATGTAGATGACTGGGGGGTAGATGAAGTAGGTTCATTGAAAGTTAAACTCTGTGATCCTAAAAGAAGCAGAGAACGTAAAGTGAAAGTGGAAATAAAGTTTGGCTCCACAGAGATAACAGCAACAGGGACAGACCTGAATactggagagaaaaacacaattaaattagatttcatgacctcctaa
- the LOC124871647 gene encoding uncharacterized protein LOC124871647 — protein MVAVSSTQFPRGNSEKALEEFRVKMVLEMKKVHKDLAAINHCMGKTFASRRNEIVSSSPAITTVESRWPALFLQAQNCAEFKQITNRNLLQLLNLSREKQFGKFGHHLSAILKMYDTNVQAKDVSILRTAAIHCLPALLDECDSEVFKVCEEAELRTLESSDCPICILSIAPKDEEGNVLFLQPSPVYIILEGRMVTSSL, from the exons ATGGTTGCAGTAAGTTCCACACAGTTTCCCCGAGGAAATAGTGAAAAAGCTCTAGAAGAATTTCGAGTCAAAATGGTATTGGAGATGAAGAAAGTACACAAAGACCTTGCTGCAATCAACCACTGTATGGGAAAGACATTTGCATCAAGAAGGAATGAAATTGTCAGTAGCAGCCCTGCAATAACGACTGTAGAGAGCAGATGGCCAGCCCTGTTTCTTCAAGCACAG AATTGTGCTGAATTCAAACAGATAACAAACCGCAACCTCTTGCAGTTATTGAATCTGTCCCGTGAGAAGCAGTTTGGCAAGTTTGGACATCACTTGTCAGCTATTCTGAAGATGTATGATACCAATGTG CAAGCAAAGGATGTCAGCATACTGAGAACAGCTGCCATCCATTGCCTTCCAGCTCTACTTGATGAGTGTGACTCTGAAGTGTTCAAAGTCTGCGAG GAAGCAGAGCTAAGAACTTTGGAAAGCAGTGACTGTCCCATCTGCATCCTTTCCATTGCCCCTAAGGATGAAGAAGGAAACGTGCTCTTCCTGCAGCCAAGTCCAGTCTACATCATCCTTGAGGGCAGAATGGTGACATCATCCCTCTAG
- the LOC124871634 gene encoding heat shock 70 kDa protein 12A-like isoform X2: MKALKVFSDSLRFLKDDALNTINSKAAGMKFNASDFTWVLTVPAIWDVSAKQFMREAATQAGIVTEETQDKLVIALEPEAASVWCKKLPSDGFISENHSKNSLDQRPGIQYILVDCGGGTIDITVHKILKGGALKELNKPSGNYLGGQNVDRKFKQFLREIFCEEVWEEYERKYPRELQKIMYDFTILKQVDEDVQISCPFNLAMLAQKNNEMENYFDSVQGASWKEGAINISRDKLRSFFYESLQGITECLRDVFKKDLSIEYILLVGGYAESKILRQHINDQFSEQCGILCPFRPQEAILRGAVEFGRNPKIVKSRKSGFTYGLAVLKRFDESKHMGKEKYRADGKEWCKNVFKKLVEEGEDLGWDETREHVLDAVDPDQTEMSVRFFRTERKDPGYVDDWGVDEVGSLKVKLCDPKRSRERKVKVEIKFGSTEITATGTDLNTGEKNTIKLDFMTS; this comes from the exons ATGAAAGCTCTGAAGGTTTTCTCTGACTCTCTGAGATTCCTGAAGGATGACGCACTGAATACAATCAATTCCAAAGCAGCAGGTATGAAGTTCAAtgcttctgacttcacctgggTGCTGACTGTTCCTGCCATCTGGGATGTGTCAGCTAAACAGTTCATGAGAGAAGCTGCAACCCAG GCTGGTATTGTAACAGAAGAAACTCAAGACAAACTGGTGATTGCACTGGAACCAGAAGCAGCTTCAGTCTGGTGTAAGAAGCTTCCATCTGACGGTTTCATCTCAGAGAACCACAGCAAAAACTCCCTTGATCAGAGACCAGGAATTCAGTACATCcttgttgactgtggag GAGGAACTATTGACATCACTGTTCACAAAATCCTTAAAGGCGGAGCTCTGAAGGAGCTGAACAAGCCCTCTGGAAATTATCTGGGAGGACAAAATGTGGACAGAAAATTCAAACAGTTCTTGAGAGAAATTTTCTGTGAAGAAGTTTGGGAGGAATATGAAAGAAAATACCCCAGGGAGCTACAAAAAATTATGTATGATTTTACCATTCTAAAACAGGTAGATGAAGATGTTCAGATCAGCTGCCCATTTAATCTGGCAATGTTGGCccagaaaaataatgaaatggaAAATTACTTTGACTCTGTGCAAGGAGCATCCTGGAAAGAAGGAGCCATCAACATATCCAGAGACAAACTGAGGTCTTTCTTTTATGAGAGTCTGCAGGGCATCACCGAGTGTCTCAGAGACGTATTTAAAAAAGATCTCAGCATTGAGTACATTCTGTTAGTGGGGGGGTATGCTGAAAGCAAAATACTGCGTCAGCACATTAATGATCAATTTAGTGAACAATGTGGAATCCTCTGTCCTTTTAGACCCCAGGAGGCAATCCTGAGAGGAGCAGTAGAGTTTGGAAGAAACCCAAAGATTGTGAAGTCTCGGAAAAGTGGCTTTACTTATGGGTTGGCCGTTCTTAAAAGGTTTGATGAGTCCAAACATATGGGGAAGGAGAAATACAGAGCTGATGGAAAAGAGTGGTGTAAGAACGTTTTCAAAAAACTGGTGGAAGAAGGTGAAGATCTGGGCTGGGATGAAACCAGAGAACATGTCCTGGATGCAGTAGATCCAGATCAGACAGAGATGAGTGTTAGATTCTTTAGGACTGAAAGAAAGGATCCAGGATATGTAGATGACTGGGGGGTAGATGAAGTAGGTTCATTGAAAGTTAAACTCTGTGATCCTAAAAGAAGCAGAGAACGTAAAGTGAAAGTGGAAATAAAGTTTGGCTCCACAGAGATAACAGCAACAGGGACAGACCTGAATactggagagaaaaacacaattaaattagatttcatgacctcctaa